The proteins below come from a single Alnus glutinosa chromosome 9, dhAlnGlut1.1, whole genome shotgun sequence genomic window:
- the LOC133877662 gene encoding protein neprosin-like, with product MEPHSRSIPNVTNGEFSDAELFQDLHENEHCPEGTIPIIRHAREDEYYPHGAISAAARNQKKLNIRVDLDAKGHEYAGVGLSGGKYYGARAFLNVWKPATLGNGDLSFAQVGVQAGPPDRLNYIQAGWMVNSRDNEPRVFLYWTSDGNKKTGCYNLNCPGFVQVTNKIGLGAALKPPSTYKGTQFSIPIAVYQFRGNWWLQVNEIMLGYLPSHIFTDLRTSATAVSWGGQVFDAGKMGHHTSTQMGSGHFASEGFGKASYFTHVEYKHETGYFLAAEGLRQYQHVRRRKGRRKIDRLVLISHILAGGIKIHVL from the exons ATGGAACCCCATTCCCGTTCCATTCCAAATGTAACAAATGGAGAATTTTCTGATGCCGAGCTGTTTCAAGATTTGCATGAGAATGAGCATTGCCCCGAAGGAACAATCCCAATTATTAGACATGCACGAGAGGATGAATATTATCCACACGGTGCTATATCCGCAGCTGCACGTAATCAAAAGAAGCTTAATATCCGCGTTGATTTAGATGCTAAAGGTCATGAG TACGCTGGAGTTGGACTAAGTGGTGGCAAGTACTATGGAGCACGTGCATTTCTTAACGTATGGAAACCTGCGACATTAGGTAATGGGGATCTTAGCTTTGCTCAAGTAGGGGTTCAAGCAGGTCCTCCAGACCGACTAAACTACATTCAAGCTGGATGgatg GTTAATTCGCGAGACAATGAACCGAGGGTATTCTTATATTGGACT AGTGATGGAAACAAAAAAACTGGGTGCTACAATCTCAACTGTCCTGGTTTCGTGCAAGTAACCAATAAAATTGGACTTGGTGCTGCCTTAAAGCCTCCATCAACCTACAAGGGGACACAATTCTCGATACCGATAGCCGTATACCAG TTTAGAGGAAATTGGTGGCTACAAGTGAATGAAATAATGCTTGGATACTTGCCTAGCCATATCTTCACTGATTTAAGAACCAGTGCAACTGCAGTTAGCTGGGGTGGACAGGTTTTCGACGCAGGGAAAATGGGTCATCACACATCAACTCAAATGGGGAGTGGACATTTTGCGAGTGAAGGCTTTGGAAAAGCAAGTTATTTTACACATGTTGAATACAAACATGAAACAGGATACTTCTTGGCCGCCGAAGGACTGCGACAATAT CAACATGTCCGTAGaagaaagggaagaagaaaaattgataGATTGGTACTAATAAGCCACATATTGGCCGGAGGGATCAAAATTCATGTCCTGTAA